The Hippoglossus hippoglossus isolate fHipHip1 chromosome 2, fHipHip1.pri, whole genome shotgun sequence genome includes a region encoding these proteins:
- the appa gene encoding amyloid beta (A4) precursor protein a isoform X3 — protein MWDRVALLLLTVAATAPAAEVPTDVSMGLLAEPQVAMFCGKLNMHINVQSGKWEPDPSGTKSCIGTKEGILQYCQEVYPELQITNVVEANQPISIQNWCKKGRKQCHSHMHIVVPYRCLVGEFVSDALLVPDKCKFLHQERMDQCESHLHWHTVAKESCGDRTMNLHDYGMLLPCGIDRFRGVEFVCCPAEAEREADSAEQDADDSDVWWGGAETDYSDNSMVREPEPVEQQEEARPSAAVEEDKEEEVAEEDEEEEEEEEDLLDNDQDGDGEEDEDEEAVEEEEEEEDGGHFISDTFDDNDDADEPTTNVAMTTTTTTTTTESVEEVVRDVCWANAETGPCRAMLPRWYFDRQDGRCAQFIYGGCGGNRNNFDSEEYCLSVCSSVIPTATPSSPDAVDHYLETPTDENEHAHFQKAKESLEAKHRERMSQVMREWEEAEREAKNLPRADKKAVIQRFQEKVEGLEQEAASERQQLVETHMARVEALLNDRRRLALESYLTALQQDPPRPRHVFSLLKKYVRAEQKDRQHTLKHFEHVRMVDPKKAAQIRPQVLTHLRVIEERMNQSLGLLYKVPGVADDIQDQVELLQREQAEMAQQLANLQTDVRVSYGNDALMPDQELGDGQTDFLPQEDTVGLGGVGFVHPESFNQPNTENHVTGMKMEAFPELRMETEDRQSTEYEVHHQKLVFFAEDVGSNKGAIIGLMVGGVVIATVIVITLVMLRKKQYTSIHHGVIEVDAAVTPEERHLSKMQQNGYENPTYKFFEQMQN, from the exons ATGTGGGACCGAgtagctctgctgctgctgaccgTGGCGGCCACGGCCCCGGCTGCCGAG GTGCCTACAGATGTTTCCATGGGTCTGTTGGCAGAGCCCCAGGTGGCCATGTTTTGCGGTAAACTCAACATGCACATCAACGTGCAGAGCGGCAAGTGGGAGCCGGACCCCTCAGGCACCAAGAGCTGCATCGGAACCAAGGAGGGCATCCTGCAGTACTGCCAGGAg GTGTACCCAGAGCTCCAGATTACCAATGTGGTGGAGGccaaccagccaatcagcatcCAGAACTGGTGCAAGAAGGGACGCAAGCAGTGTCACAGCCACATGCACATCGTCGTGCCCTACCGCTGCCTGG tgggagAATTCGTGAGCGACGCCCTGCTCGTCCCGGACAAGTGCAAGTTCCTGCACCAGGAGCGCATGGACCAGTGTGAGAGCCACTTGCACTGGCACACCGTCGCCAAAGAG TCCTGTGGAGACCGCACCATGAATCTCCATGACTACGGGATGCTGTTGCCGTGTGGCATCGACCGTTTCCGAGGAGTAGAGTTTGTGTGCTGTCCCGCTGAGGCGGAGCGGGAGGCTGATAGCGCCGAGCAGGACGCTGATGATTCTGATGTCTGGTGGGGCGGTGCGGAGACCGACTACTCTGACAACAg TATGGTGCGGGAGCCAGAGCCAGTGGAGCAGCAAGAGGAAGCCAGGCCATCTGCGGCGGTAGAGGAGGataaggaagaggaggtggctgaggaagatgaggaggaggaggaggaggaggaggaccttCTGGACAATGACCAGGACGGAGAcggggaggaggatgaggatgaggaggcagtggaggaggaggaggaagaggaggatggtggCCACTTCATTAGCGACACATTCGACGACAACGACGATGCTGACGAGCCGACCACCAACGTTGCCAtgacaaccaccaccaccaccaccaccaccgagTCTGTGGAGGAAGTTGTCCGGG atGTGTGCTGGGCCAACGCAGAGACTGGTCCATGCCGGGCCATGCTGCCACGCTGGTACTTTGACCGACAGGACGGCCGCTGTGCTCAGTTTATCTACGGTGGCTGCGGAGGCAACAGGAATAACTTTGACTCAGAGGAGtactgcctgtctgtctgcagcagcgTCA TACCCACCGCCACGCCCAGCTCCCCCGACGCCGTGGACCACTACCTGGAGACGCCCACAGACGAAAATGAACACGCCCACTTCCAGAAGGCCAAGGAGAGCCTGGAGGCCAAGCACCGCGAGAGAATGTCCCAG GTgatgagagagtgggaggaggcCGAGAGGGAGGCCAAGAATCTCCCACGTGCCGACAAGAAGGCTGTCATCCAG CGTTTccaggagaaggtggaggggCTGGAGCAGGAGGCGGCCAGCGAGCGccagcagctggtggagacccACATGGCCCGGGTGGAGGCTCTGCTCAACGACCGCCGCCGCCTGGCTCTTGAGAGCTACCTGACCGCCCTGCAGCAGGACCCACCCAGG CCTCGTCACGTCTTCAGCCTGTTGAAGAAGTACGTGCGTGCCGAGCAGAAGGACAGGCAGCACACCCTCAAACACTTTGAACATGTCCGCATGGTGGATCCCAAGAAGGCAGCACAGATAAGGCCCCAG GTGCTGACCCACCTGCGTGTCATCGAGGAGCGTATGAACCAGTCTCTGGGACTTCTCTACAAGGTGCCCGGCGTGGCCGACGATATCCAGGACCAAGTCG AGCTCCTGCAGAGGGAGCAGGCGGAGATGGCCCAGCAGCTGGCCAACCTGCAGACAGACGTGAGGGTGAGCTACGGCAACGACGCCCTGATGCCCGACCAGGAGCTGGGAGACGGCCAGACTGACTTCTTGCCCCAGGAAGACACTGTGGGCCTGGGAGGCGTCGGCTTCGTTCACCCTGAGAGCTTCAACCAGCCCAACACCGAGAACCATG TGACTGGAATGAAGATGGAAGCGTTCCCTGAGCTGCGGATGGAGACGGAGGACAGACAGAGCACTGAATATGAAGTTCACCACCAGAAACTG GTCTTCTTTGCAGAGGACGTGGGCTCCAACAAGGGCGCCATCATCGGCCTGATGGTCGGCGGTGTCGTCATAGCGACCGTGATCGTCATCACCCTGGTGATGCTGAGGAAGAAGCAGTACACCTCCATCCACCACGGAGTCATCGAG GTGGACGCGGCCGTCACCCCCGAGGAGCGCCACCTGTCCAAGATGCAGCAGAACGGCTACGAGAACCCCACCTACAAGTTCTTCGAGCAGATGCAGAATtga
- the appa gene encoding amyloid beta (A4) precursor protein a isoform X2, producing MWDRVALLLLTVAATAPAAEVPTDVSMGLLAEPQVAMFCGKLNMHINVQSGKWEPDPSGTKSCIGTKEGILQYCQEVYPELQITNVVEANQPISIQNWCKKGRKQCHSHMHIVVPYRCLVGEFVSDALLVPDKCKFLHQERMDQCESHLHWHTVAKESCGDRTMNLHDYGMLLPCGIDRFRGVEFVCCPAEAEREADSAEQDADDSDVWWGGAETDYSDNSMVREPEPVEQQEEARPSAAVEEDKEEEVAEEDEEEEEEEEDLLDNDQDGDGEEDEDEEAVEEEEEEEDGGHFISDTFDDNDDADEPTTNVAMTTTTTTTTTESVEEVVRDVCWANAETGPCRAMLPRWYFDRQDGRCAQFIYGGCGGNRNNFDSEEYCLSVCSSVIPTATPSSPDAVDHYLETPTDENEHAHFQKAKESLEAKHRERMSQVMREWEEAEREAKNLPRADKKAVIQEKVEGLEQEAASERQQLVETHMARVEALLNDRRRLALESYLTALQQDPPRPRHVFSLLKKYVRAEQKDRQHTLKHFEHVRMVDPKKAAQIRPQVLTHLRVIEERMNQSLGLLYKVPGVADDIQDQVELLQREQAEMAQQLANLQTDVRVSYGNDALMPDQELGDGQTDFLPQEDTVGLGGVGFVHPESFNQPNTENHVEPVDSRPNLERGIPTRPVTGMKMEAFPELRMETEDRQSTEYEVHHQKLVFFAEDVGSNKGAIIGLMVGGVVIATVIVITLVMLRKKQYTSIHHGVIEVDAAVTPEERHLSKMQQNGYENPTYKFFEQMQN from the exons ATGTGGGACCGAgtagctctgctgctgctgaccgTGGCGGCCACGGCCCCGGCTGCCGAG GTGCCTACAGATGTTTCCATGGGTCTGTTGGCAGAGCCCCAGGTGGCCATGTTTTGCGGTAAACTCAACATGCACATCAACGTGCAGAGCGGCAAGTGGGAGCCGGACCCCTCAGGCACCAAGAGCTGCATCGGAACCAAGGAGGGCATCCTGCAGTACTGCCAGGAg GTGTACCCAGAGCTCCAGATTACCAATGTGGTGGAGGccaaccagccaatcagcatcCAGAACTGGTGCAAGAAGGGACGCAAGCAGTGTCACAGCCACATGCACATCGTCGTGCCCTACCGCTGCCTGG tgggagAATTCGTGAGCGACGCCCTGCTCGTCCCGGACAAGTGCAAGTTCCTGCACCAGGAGCGCATGGACCAGTGTGAGAGCCACTTGCACTGGCACACCGTCGCCAAAGAG TCCTGTGGAGACCGCACCATGAATCTCCATGACTACGGGATGCTGTTGCCGTGTGGCATCGACCGTTTCCGAGGAGTAGAGTTTGTGTGCTGTCCCGCTGAGGCGGAGCGGGAGGCTGATAGCGCCGAGCAGGACGCTGATGATTCTGATGTCTGGTGGGGCGGTGCGGAGACCGACTACTCTGACAACAg TATGGTGCGGGAGCCAGAGCCAGTGGAGCAGCAAGAGGAAGCCAGGCCATCTGCGGCGGTAGAGGAGGataaggaagaggaggtggctgaggaagatgaggaggaggaggaggaggaggaggaccttCTGGACAATGACCAGGACGGAGAcggggaggaggatgaggatgaggaggcagtggaggaggaggaggaagaggaggatggtggCCACTTCATTAGCGACACATTCGACGACAACGACGATGCTGACGAGCCGACCACCAACGTTGCCAtgacaaccaccaccaccaccaccaccaccgagTCTGTGGAGGAAGTTGTCCGGG atGTGTGCTGGGCCAACGCAGAGACTGGTCCATGCCGGGCCATGCTGCCACGCTGGTACTTTGACCGACAGGACGGCCGCTGTGCTCAGTTTATCTACGGTGGCTGCGGAGGCAACAGGAATAACTTTGACTCAGAGGAGtactgcctgtctgtctgcagcagcgTCA TACCCACCGCCACGCCCAGCTCCCCCGACGCCGTGGACCACTACCTGGAGACGCCCACAGACGAAAATGAACACGCCCACTTCCAGAAGGCCAAGGAGAGCCTGGAGGCCAAGCACCGCGAGAGAATGTCCCAG GTgatgagagagtgggaggaggcCGAGAGGGAGGCCAAGAATCTCCCACGTGCCGACAAGAAGGCTGTCATCCAG gagaaggtggaggggCTGGAGCAGGAGGCGGCCAGCGAGCGccagcagctggtggagacccACATGGCCCGGGTGGAGGCTCTGCTCAACGACCGCCGCCGCCTGGCTCTTGAGAGCTACCTGACCGCCCTGCAGCAGGACCCACCCAGG CCTCGTCACGTCTTCAGCCTGTTGAAGAAGTACGTGCGTGCCGAGCAGAAGGACAGGCAGCACACCCTCAAACACTTTGAACATGTCCGCATGGTGGATCCCAAGAAGGCAGCACAGATAAGGCCCCAG GTGCTGACCCACCTGCGTGTCATCGAGGAGCGTATGAACCAGTCTCTGGGACTTCTCTACAAGGTGCCCGGCGTGGCCGACGATATCCAGGACCAAGTCG AGCTCCTGCAGAGGGAGCAGGCGGAGATGGCCCAGCAGCTGGCCAACCTGCAGACAGACGTGAGGGTGAGCTACGGCAACGACGCCCTGATGCCCGACCAGGAGCTGGGAGACGGCCAGACTGACTTCTTGCCCCAGGAAGACACTGTGGGCCTGGGAGGCGTCGGCTTCGTTCACCCTGAGAGCTTCAACCAGCCCAACACCGAGAACCATG TTGAGCCAGTGGACTCTCGTCCTAATCTTGAAAGAGGCATTCCCACACGACCAG TGACTGGAATGAAGATGGAAGCGTTCCCTGAGCTGCGGATGGAGACGGAGGACAGACAGAGCACTGAATATGAAGTTCACCACCAGAAACTG GTCTTCTTTGCAGAGGACGTGGGCTCCAACAAGGGCGCCATCATCGGCCTGATGGTCGGCGGTGTCGTCATAGCGACCGTGATCGTCATCACCCTGGTGATGCTGAGGAAGAAGCAGTACACCTCCATCCACCACGGAGTCATCGAG GTGGACGCGGCCGTCACCCCCGAGGAGCGCCACCTGTCCAAGATGCAGCAGAACGGCTACGAGAACCCCACCTACAAGTTCTTCGAGCAGATGCAGAATtga
- the appa gene encoding amyloid beta (A4) precursor protein a isoform X4, whose protein sequence is MWDRVALLLLTVAATAPAAEVPTDVSMGLLAEPQVAMFCGKLNMHINVQSGKWEPDPSGTKSCIGTKEGILQYCQEVYPELQITNVVEANQPISIQNWCKKGRKQCHSHMHIVVPYRCLVGEFVSDALLVPDKCKFLHQERMDQCESHLHWHTVAKESCGDRTMNLHDYGMLLPCGIDRFRGVEFVCCPAEAEREADSAEQDADDSDVWWGGAETDYSDNSMVREPEPVEQQEEARPSAAVEEDKEEEVAEEDEEEEEEEEDLLDNDQDGDGEEDEDEEAVEEEEEEEDGGHFISDTFDDNDDADEPTTNVAMTTTTTTTTTESVEEVVRVPTATPSSPDAVDHYLETPTDENEHAHFQKAKESLEAKHRERMSQVMREWEEAEREAKNLPRADKKAVIQRFQEKVEGLEQEAASERQQLVETHMARVEALLNDRRRLALESYLTALQQDPPRPRHVFSLLKKYVRAEQKDRQHTLKHFEHVRMVDPKKAAQIRPQVLTHLRVIEERMNQSLGLLYKVPGVADDIQDQVELLQREQAEMAQQLANLQTDVRVSYGNDALMPDQELGDGQTDFLPQEDTVGLGGVGFVHPESFNQPNTENHVEPVDSRPNLERGIPTRPVTGMKMEAFPELRMETEDRQSTEYEVHHQKLVFFAEDVGSNKGAIIGLMVGGVVIATVIVITLVMLRKKQYTSIHHGVIEVDAAVTPEERHLSKMQQNGYENPTYKFFEQMQN, encoded by the exons ATGTGGGACCGAgtagctctgctgctgctgaccgTGGCGGCCACGGCCCCGGCTGCCGAG GTGCCTACAGATGTTTCCATGGGTCTGTTGGCAGAGCCCCAGGTGGCCATGTTTTGCGGTAAACTCAACATGCACATCAACGTGCAGAGCGGCAAGTGGGAGCCGGACCCCTCAGGCACCAAGAGCTGCATCGGAACCAAGGAGGGCATCCTGCAGTACTGCCAGGAg GTGTACCCAGAGCTCCAGATTACCAATGTGGTGGAGGccaaccagccaatcagcatcCAGAACTGGTGCAAGAAGGGACGCAAGCAGTGTCACAGCCACATGCACATCGTCGTGCCCTACCGCTGCCTGG tgggagAATTCGTGAGCGACGCCCTGCTCGTCCCGGACAAGTGCAAGTTCCTGCACCAGGAGCGCATGGACCAGTGTGAGAGCCACTTGCACTGGCACACCGTCGCCAAAGAG TCCTGTGGAGACCGCACCATGAATCTCCATGACTACGGGATGCTGTTGCCGTGTGGCATCGACCGTTTCCGAGGAGTAGAGTTTGTGTGCTGTCCCGCTGAGGCGGAGCGGGAGGCTGATAGCGCCGAGCAGGACGCTGATGATTCTGATGTCTGGTGGGGCGGTGCGGAGACCGACTACTCTGACAACAg TATGGTGCGGGAGCCAGAGCCAGTGGAGCAGCAAGAGGAAGCCAGGCCATCTGCGGCGGTAGAGGAGGataaggaagaggaggtggctgaggaagatgaggaggaggaggaggaggaggaggaccttCTGGACAATGACCAGGACGGAGAcggggaggaggatgaggatgaggaggcagtggaggaggaggaggaagaggaggatggtggCCACTTCATTAGCGACACATTCGACGACAACGACGATGCTGACGAGCCGACCACCAACGTTGCCAtgacaaccaccaccaccaccaccaccaccgagTCTGTGGAGGAAGTTGTCCGGG TACCCACCGCCACGCCCAGCTCCCCCGACGCCGTGGACCACTACCTGGAGACGCCCACAGACGAAAATGAACACGCCCACTTCCAGAAGGCCAAGGAGAGCCTGGAGGCCAAGCACCGCGAGAGAATGTCCCAG GTgatgagagagtgggaggaggcCGAGAGGGAGGCCAAGAATCTCCCACGTGCCGACAAGAAGGCTGTCATCCAG CGTTTccaggagaaggtggaggggCTGGAGCAGGAGGCGGCCAGCGAGCGccagcagctggtggagacccACATGGCCCGGGTGGAGGCTCTGCTCAACGACCGCCGCCGCCTGGCTCTTGAGAGCTACCTGACCGCCCTGCAGCAGGACCCACCCAGG CCTCGTCACGTCTTCAGCCTGTTGAAGAAGTACGTGCGTGCCGAGCAGAAGGACAGGCAGCACACCCTCAAACACTTTGAACATGTCCGCATGGTGGATCCCAAGAAGGCAGCACAGATAAGGCCCCAG GTGCTGACCCACCTGCGTGTCATCGAGGAGCGTATGAACCAGTCTCTGGGACTTCTCTACAAGGTGCCCGGCGTGGCCGACGATATCCAGGACCAAGTCG AGCTCCTGCAGAGGGAGCAGGCGGAGATGGCCCAGCAGCTGGCCAACCTGCAGACAGACGTGAGGGTGAGCTACGGCAACGACGCCCTGATGCCCGACCAGGAGCTGGGAGACGGCCAGACTGACTTCTTGCCCCAGGAAGACACTGTGGGCCTGGGAGGCGTCGGCTTCGTTCACCCTGAGAGCTTCAACCAGCCCAACACCGAGAACCATG TTGAGCCAGTGGACTCTCGTCCTAATCTTGAAAGAGGCATTCCCACACGACCAG TGACTGGAATGAAGATGGAAGCGTTCCCTGAGCTGCGGATGGAGACGGAGGACAGACAGAGCACTGAATATGAAGTTCACCACCAGAAACTG GTCTTCTTTGCAGAGGACGTGGGCTCCAACAAGGGCGCCATCATCGGCCTGATGGTCGGCGGTGTCGTCATAGCGACCGTGATCGTCATCACCCTGGTGATGCTGAGGAAGAAGCAGTACACCTCCATCCACCACGGAGTCATCGAG GTGGACGCGGCCGTCACCCCCGAGGAGCGCCACCTGTCCAAGATGCAGCAGAACGGCTACGAGAACCCCACCTACAAGTTCTTCGAGCAGATGCAGAATtga
- the appa gene encoding amyloid beta (A4) precursor protein a isoform X1, with protein MWDRVALLLLTVAATAPAAEVPTDVSMGLLAEPQVAMFCGKLNMHINVQSGKWEPDPSGTKSCIGTKEGILQYCQEVYPELQITNVVEANQPISIQNWCKKGRKQCHSHMHIVVPYRCLVGEFVSDALLVPDKCKFLHQERMDQCESHLHWHTVAKESCGDRTMNLHDYGMLLPCGIDRFRGVEFVCCPAEAEREADSAEQDADDSDVWWGGAETDYSDNSMVREPEPVEQQEEARPSAAVEEDKEEEVAEEDEEEEEEEEDLLDNDQDGDGEEDEDEEAVEEEEEEEDGGHFISDTFDDNDDADEPTTNVAMTTTTTTTTTESVEEVVRDVCWANAETGPCRAMLPRWYFDRQDGRCAQFIYGGCGGNRNNFDSEEYCLSVCSSVIPTATPSSPDAVDHYLETPTDENEHAHFQKAKESLEAKHRERMSQVMREWEEAEREAKNLPRADKKAVIQRFQEKVEGLEQEAASERQQLVETHMARVEALLNDRRRLALESYLTALQQDPPRPRHVFSLLKKYVRAEQKDRQHTLKHFEHVRMVDPKKAAQIRPQVLTHLRVIEERMNQSLGLLYKVPGVADDIQDQVELLQREQAEMAQQLANLQTDVRVSYGNDALMPDQELGDGQTDFLPQEDTVGLGGVGFVHPESFNQPNTENHVEPVDSRPNLERGIPTRPVTGMKMEAFPELRMETEDRQSTEYEVHHQKLVFFAEDVGSNKGAIIGLMVGGVVIATVIVITLVMLRKKQYTSIHHGVIEVDAAVTPEERHLSKMQQNGYENPTYKFFEQMQN; from the exons ATGTGGGACCGAgtagctctgctgctgctgaccgTGGCGGCCACGGCCCCGGCTGCCGAG GTGCCTACAGATGTTTCCATGGGTCTGTTGGCAGAGCCCCAGGTGGCCATGTTTTGCGGTAAACTCAACATGCACATCAACGTGCAGAGCGGCAAGTGGGAGCCGGACCCCTCAGGCACCAAGAGCTGCATCGGAACCAAGGAGGGCATCCTGCAGTACTGCCAGGAg GTGTACCCAGAGCTCCAGATTACCAATGTGGTGGAGGccaaccagccaatcagcatcCAGAACTGGTGCAAGAAGGGACGCAAGCAGTGTCACAGCCACATGCACATCGTCGTGCCCTACCGCTGCCTGG tgggagAATTCGTGAGCGACGCCCTGCTCGTCCCGGACAAGTGCAAGTTCCTGCACCAGGAGCGCATGGACCAGTGTGAGAGCCACTTGCACTGGCACACCGTCGCCAAAGAG TCCTGTGGAGACCGCACCATGAATCTCCATGACTACGGGATGCTGTTGCCGTGTGGCATCGACCGTTTCCGAGGAGTAGAGTTTGTGTGCTGTCCCGCTGAGGCGGAGCGGGAGGCTGATAGCGCCGAGCAGGACGCTGATGATTCTGATGTCTGGTGGGGCGGTGCGGAGACCGACTACTCTGACAACAg TATGGTGCGGGAGCCAGAGCCAGTGGAGCAGCAAGAGGAAGCCAGGCCATCTGCGGCGGTAGAGGAGGataaggaagaggaggtggctgaggaagatgaggaggaggaggaggaggaggaggaccttCTGGACAATGACCAGGACGGAGAcggggaggaggatgaggatgaggaggcagtggaggaggaggaggaagaggaggatggtggCCACTTCATTAGCGACACATTCGACGACAACGACGATGCTGACGAGCCGACCACCAACGTTGCCAtgacaaccaccaccaccaccaccaccaccgagTCTGTGGAGGAAGTTGTCCGGG atGTGTGCTGGGCCAACGCAGAGACTGGTCCATGCCGGGCCATGCTGCCACGCTGGTACTTTGACCGACAGGACGGCCGCTGTGCTCAGTTTATCTACGGTGGCTGCGGAGGCAACAGGAATAACTTTGACTCAGAGGAGtactgcctgtctgtctgcagcagcgTCA TACCCACCGCCACGCCCAGCTCCCCCGACGCCGTGGACCACTACCTGGAGACGCCCACAGACGAAAATGAACACGCCCACTTCCAGAAGGCCAAGGAGAGCCTGGAGGCCAAGCACCGCGAGAGAATGTCCCAG GTgatgagagagtgggaggaggcCGAGAGGGAGGCCAAGAATCTCCCACGTGCCGACAAGAAGGCTGTCATCCAG CGTTTccaggagaaggtggaggggCTGGAGCAGGAGGCGGCCAGCGAGCGccagcagctggtggagacccACATGGCCCGGGTGGAGGCTCTGCTCAACGACCGCCGCCGCCTGGCTCTTGAGAGCTACCTGACCGCCCTGCAGCAGGACCCACCCAGG CCTCGTCACGTCTTCAGCCTGTTGAAGAAGTACGTGCGTGCCGAGCAGAAGGACAGGCAGCACACCCTCAAACACTTTGAACATGTCCGCATGGTGGATCCCAAGAAGGCAGCACAGATAAGGCCCCAG GTGCTGACCCACCTGCGTGTCATCGAGGAGCGTATGAACCAGTCTCTGGGACTTCTCTACAAGGTGCCCGGCGTGGCCGACGATATCCAGGACCAAGTCG AGCTCCTGCAGAGGGAGCAGGCGGAGATGGCCCAGCAGCTGGCCAACCTGCAGACAGACGTGAGGGTGAGCTACGGCAACGACGCCCTGATGCCCGACCAGGAGCTGGGAGACGGCCAGACTGACTTCTTGCCCCAGGAAGACACTGTGGGCCTGGGAGGCGTCGGCTTCGTTCACCCTGAGAGCTTCAACCAGCCCAACACCGAGAACCATG TTGAGCCAGTGGACTCTCGTCCTAATCTTGAAAGAGGCATTCCCACACGACCAG TGACTGGAATGAAGATGGAAGCGTTCCCTGAGCTGCGGATGGAGACGGAGGACAGACAGAGCACTGAATATGAAGTTCACCACCAGAAACTG GTCTTCTTTGCAGAGGACGTGGGCTCCAACAAGGGCGCCATCATCGGCCTGATGGTCGGCGGTGTCGTCATAGCGACCGTGATCGTCATCACCCTGGTGATGCTGAGGAAGAAGCAGTACACCTCCATCCACCACGGAGTCATCGAG GTGGACGCGGCCGTCACCCCCGAGGAGCGCCACCTGTCCAAGATGCAGCAGAACGGCTACGAGAACCCCACCTACAAGTTCTTCGAGCAGATGCAGAATtga
- the atp5pf gene encoding ATP synthase-coupling factor 6, mitochondrial, whose product MALHRLFQLSSLLRSAVSLTLRRNMGLSAVLFNRTKELDPIQKLFLDKIRDYNTKSKSSGGIVDAGPAYQKNLSEEVVKLQRLYGGGDLIKFPEVKFTEPKLEEVAK is encoded by the exons ATGGCACTTCACCGGTTGTTCCAGCTGTCCTCCCTGCTGCGCTCCGCCGTGAGCCTGACCCTGCGCAGGAACATGGGCCTCTCCGCTGTCCTCTTCAACCGGACCAAGGAGCTCGACCCCATCCAGAAGCTGTTCCTGGACAAGATCCGCGACTACAACACCAAGAGCAA GAGCTCCGGAGGCATTGTGGACGCGGGGCCCGCTTATCAGAAGAATCTGTCTGAAGAGGTCGTCAAACTGCAGAGACTATACGGCGGCGGAGACCTCATCAAGTTCCCCGAGGTCAAATTCACAG agcCCAAGCTTGAAGAAGTGGCCAAGTAA